The nucleotide window AGCCCCACCAGCACAAGGGCCTGGCATTTGGCGATGTTGTCGGCGTCGCGGAGCCAGTAGGCCTCGTTGCTGCTCTTGGGGGCGTAGTCGCGCATGGCCTGGGCGATGCGCTGCAGGTCCGCCTCCTGGCTGATCACGGCGATCTCCAGGAAGTCCTTGCCGCCCGCCTTGGGGGCGGTGCGGGCCGAGGCGGCCATCAGGTTGGCGACTTGGATGGCGGTGTCTTTCATGATGATTCTCCATTGGGGGTTTTGCAGGCCGCCAGCAGGGCGTCGAAGAACAGCATGGCCTGTTCCGTGCGGCGAAGGCTGTCCGGGTTGAGGCTCACGATCCCGTCCAGGGTGAGCTTCACTCCGGGGGCCTCGGGCGGTCCCGCGTCTGTTTCGTCCATGTCGATGGAGTGGATGATGTCGCGCAGGCGCGCGGGCAACTCACGCTCCAGCCTGAAGGATGCGCAAAGCACCTCGAAGGTGGTCATGCGGCCCACGTGGGTGAACTCGGCCTCGGCCATGTCGAAACGGACCACGCCGGGCTGGGCCTGGGGGCTTGAATCGGCGGGCGCGAATTCGAGGCCCGCCTCGGGGTCCACGAAGCGGCGCACCAGCCAGAAGGAGGCCAGGCGGTCGATGTAGGGGTCCTCGCGGGTGAGCCAGGTCTTGCCGCGCCAGTCGGCCGGGTCCTGGGCGGGCAGGACGCCGCCGTCCCGGTCCGCGCGCTTCCCCGAGCACAGGGCCTCGCCCTCCGCGGCCAGGGCGCGCACGCGCTCGCCGCGCCCCCCGGGGAAGAAGTCGATGGCCGCGAGGGCCTCGATGCGCTTCTCGATGCGCTTGAGCCCCGCCTTGCAGGCTTCCTTGCCCGATCCTGCATCGGCGTCCTCAGGGGCGTCCCGAACCGCGTCCAGCAGGGCGGTCAGCTCGCGCTCAAGGGCGGCCCAGTCGGCGTCGCGGGCCTGGGTGAACAGCCGGGCCAGCTGCGCGCCGGTCATGTTGGAGGGCGGGGCCGTCTCCAGGAAAAGTGCCTCGCCGCCCAGGCCCTCCACCTCCTTGACCAGCCAGGTCAGCTGCTCGTGGTGGCGCGTGCTGGCGGGCAGGGCGTAGAAGGCGTTCTTGACGAGCACCGCCCCCATGGAGTTGAGGCGCCGCCAGACACGCATCCGGGCGGTCTGGCTGCGGGCCGAGAGCGTGAACGAGAAGAAGTACCAGCGAAAGTTGACGTAGCTCATGTGACATAAAATGTCACAGGTATAACAAATGTCAAGCCGGGGGAGTCGAAAAAAACTCGCGTCATCCGGGAATCCAGGCGGCGCGTCCTGCGCCATGTGCGTTCCGGCAGAGGGGGCGGCGGACCCGTGGCGCGGAGGAAGTTCCGCACCCACGAGGGATCACCCCGGGGGGTGAGCTTGTCGTCATGCGGTTCTGGAAGCGCCGCGCCCAGGGATCGCCTGTGGACGGCCCTGTGGTATTGCAGTAGCGGTAACTAGCTAGGGCGGCACGCAAAGTCATTGCCGCAGGGCTGGAATGACCTTCGTATGTGCGGAATAACCAGAAACCAAAGGGAAGGTGGTCATGAGGTCATTTTTGTTCGGTGCCGTTGTAATCTGTCTGATGGCAGCGCCGGTCATGGCCAAGAAGAGCGCGCAGCCGCAGAACATCGATTTCGGGAGCTACACCTGCTCGGAGTTCCTGCAGGAGGTCTCCACCTCCGACGCCGAGACGGCCGGCTTCATCCTCATGTGGCTGGACGGCTACCTGAGCGGCGTCAGCGGGGACAACGTGCTCAACTGGAAGAATCTGGACATCTTCACGGACAAGTTCCTGAATTATTGCACCGCCCACCCCAAGGCCAACATGCTCGAAGCGGCCAAGAAGGTGGGAATCTCGCGCTAGCCCCTTCAGGTCGGCACATAACAGGAAAAGGGCCTCCGGATCGCTCCGGGGGCCCTTTCGATGTTCCTGGCTCGCGGCGCGGCCGCTAGAACTTGTACTTGATTCCGGTCATCACCTTGAAGGCGTCGCCCCTGCGCGCGGCTTCGGTGAAGCGGTGGCCCCAGACCGAGGTCTGGAAGCTGCCGTGGGACCAGCCCGTATCCAGGATCAGGGCGAGGTTGGAGTAGATGTCGTACTGATTGTCCAGGCTTATGCCCACAGCGTACTCCTTGTCGCTCAGGTCGCGGCCCATCTGCACGTAGTTGCCCGTGCCCTGGCTGGCGTTGGCGGCGCGCAGGGCGGCGGGGCTGTTGGTGCCGTGGGCGTAGCTCACGGTGATCCTGTGGGTGAGGTTCTGCATGAAGGAGATCTTGTCCAGGGCGGCCACGAAGCCGTAGGCGCCCACGGGGTTGATGTTCATGAACTCGTTGTTGAAAGGCTGGTCGCCGTCGAAGAGGAAGGAGTTGGACGGGCACCAGTAGTCCACCACCGAGGGCAGCCGCTCCGAGCCGTTGCGCGCGGAAGAATCCTCGCCGGGGGAGTACCAGATGGTCAGCTGCGGGGTCACGCTCGCGAACCCGGTGTATTCGGCAGCCAGATCGACGAACAGGCCGTGGCGGCGGAACCTGGCCCGGTCGGTGTCGTTGCCGGACCCGTAGACCACGTCGGCGTAGAACTTGAACGGGTCCAGGGCGGTGAGGGCGAAGGTGGAGCCAACCCACCAGTAGGCGTTCTGCGAGTTGCGCCAGGTGGCCGCCGTGCCCATGGACGCGGCGGAGAGCAGGTTGGTGGCCAGGGTCTCGTTGGAGTAGCCGCCGTTGCCCACCTGCACGGAGCCGTAGCCCGCGTTGCGCCCGGCCACGGCCAGCATGGCCCAGGGCGTGGCCTGGAAGCCCTCCAGCGTAACGGGCAGGGTCAGGATGTAGCCGTCAAGCTCGTCGGGAACCTGGGTGGTGGTCAGGTCGAAATCCTTGTTGGCGTCCAGCAGCCGGGTGAAGCCGCCCACCAAGGAGAACTGCTCGGAGAAGGGCAACTTGACCATGGCCGCCGTGGTGCGGGTGCCGCCGAACACGGGGTTGGCGTCCAGCCAGCCGGCGGAGGTGGGCAGCTCCATGTCCTGCTGGCCCACGGTGAACTCCACCTGCGTGCCGGGCAGGCGGAACTGCATGTAGGCCTGGTAGACCTTCAGCACGGTGGTGGGGTTGTCCACGGTGAAGGTGCTGGCGCCCCAGGGGATGTCGCCGCTCTTCCAGGAGAGGCGGAACCTCAAGGCCTCGTTGGCGATGAAGTCGGCGCGCACGCGCACGCGCTCGAACACGGTGAAGGCGTCCTGGGTGCGGGTGCCGTTGTAGTTCCATCCGGTGTACTGCGGCTTTTGCCAGAACGCGCCGTAGACGCGCACGTCGCCGGAAAGCTTGACCTCGGTGGCTGAGGCGGCGGCCGCCAGGGTGCATACGAGGCAGAGGGCAAGGGCGAGGCTGCGGAGGATGCGGTGCATGGCCGGGGGCTCCTGTGTAATTCGGATGGCCCCTGGTGTACGTTCCTTCGCTGGGCGAAGCAAGCCCGCAGAGGCCCGTCAGCCCAGGATTTCCAGCCTGGGGGCGCGGGGAATCACCCCGTGCTCGGCCATGCTGGCGAAGAAGCGGTTCAGGCCCTCCTGCTCGGGCGCGCCCAGCTCGTAGCTCAGGTGGTCGAAGTAGTTGCGCAGCTGGGACCTGGTCATGCGGGTGTGGGCCAGGCTGGCCAGCTCCACCACCTTGTCGATGGCGGCCACTCCGGCCTCCTTGGAGCGGCGCAGCAGGGCGGCAGCGGCCAGCATCCCGGCGCGGTCCGCATTCCAGGATTCGCGCCTGGCCACCCAGACCCCGAACACGAAGGGCAGGCCGGTCCAGTCGCGCCAGAGTTCGCCCAGGTCGATCTGAAAGGGGAAGCGCTCGTCCGAGCGCAGGCTGAGCGCCTCGTCCCCGATGGCCAGGACGGCCTGCGGCGTCGCGCCCGCGTCAAGCGACTCCCGGATGGAGCCGGGCGCGGCCAAGAATTGCGGCCGGATGCCGTATACGTCGCTCAGCGCGATGCGCAGGAGCACGGCCGAGGTGTGCGTCTCCGCCGTGACCAGCACGGACTTGTCCCCCAGGGTCTCCGGGGCCACGCGGGAGAGCAGCAGCACGCTCTTCACCGGCCCCTTGCTGCCGATGGCCAGGTCCGGCAGGAGCAGGTAGCGCTCGGGGTTGCGGGCGTACTCCACCGAGGAGCAGGAGGAGATGTCCAGCCCGCCCGCCCGGGCCAACTCGTTGAGCGCGGCCGGGGGGCCCTGCACGAACTCGAAGCCGTGCTCCATCCAGCCCGCCTCCAGGGGCAGGTAGATGGGCAGGACGTTCAGGTAGCTGATGCGGCCTACGCGCACGGGGCCTGTTCCTCGAAGGGGGAGTAGTCCATGGACCGGCGCAGCGGCGCGAAGCCCGCGGCCGCGATGGCATCCCTGACCCCGGCTTCGTCCATGCGGAAGCGCACCCCGGCGGCGGCCACCACGTTTTCCTCGATCATGGTGGAGCCGAAGTCGTTGGCCCCGTGCCAGAGCGAGGCCTGGGCGATCTCGCGGCCCATGGTCACCCAGGAGGCCTGGAGGTTGGGGATGTTGTCCAGCACCAGGCGCGAGACGGTCAGCACGCGCAGGTACTCCTGCGGGGAGCACTTCCTGCCGCCCAGGGCAGTGTTGTCGGGCTGGAAGCCCCAGGGGATGAAGGCCGTGAAGCCGCGCGTCTCGTCCTGCAATTCGCGCAGGGCGGTCATGTGGCCGATGCGCTCCTCCCAGGTCTCCACGTGGCCGAACATCATGGTGGCCGTGGTGCGCAGCCCCTGCAGGTGGGCCTGGCGCATCACGTCGAGCCACTGGGCCGTGGAGCACTTGGCCGGGGCCACCAGGGAGCGCACGCGGTCCGAGAGGATCTCCGCGCCCCCGCCGGGGATGGAGGCCAGCCCGGCCTCGCGCAGCCGCGAGATGACCTCGGCCACGCTAACGTCGGACATGTAGGCGAAGTAGACGATCTCCGGGGGCGAGAAGGCGTGGATGTGGATTTGCGGGTATTTGGCGCGGATGAAGCGCAGCAGGGACTCGTAGTAGACCAGGCCCATCTCCGGGTTGTGCCCGCCCTGCAGGAGGATCTGCCTGCCGCCCAGGGCCAGGGTCTGCTCGATCTTCTGGGAGAGTTCGTCGCGGGTCAGCACGTAGCCGCCGGGCACGCCCGGGGCCTTGAAGAAGGCGCAGAAGCGGCAGCCGCACTGGCAGATGTTGGTGGAGTTGATGTTGCGGTCCACCACGTAGGTCACCACCGGCTCGGGGTGCAGGCGCAGGCGCACGGCGTGGGCCAGGCTGCCCAGCAGGGGCAGGCTGGCCTCCCGGGACAGGAGCAGGGCTTGGTCAGCGTCCAGGCGCTCGCCCGCGCGCACGGCCTCGGCAACGGCCAGAACCTTTTCGGAATCAAACATCTCAGACATCGCTCTGCTCCCTGAAGAGGCCGTCGCGGCGTATGGGGGTGAAGCCGCTTTGGCGGATGGCCTCCTCCAGTTCGGCGGTGGTCAGGGCCTGGGCGGAGTCGCTGCCCGCGTCGTGGCCGATGCGCTCCTCCACCACGGTGCCGTCCAGGTCGTCCGCGCCCCAGGAGAGGCACAGCTGCGAGAGCTTGAGCCCCAGCATCACCCAGTAGGCCTTGATGTGCGCGAAGTTGTCCAGCATGAGCCGGGCCACGGCCATGGTGCGCAGCACGTCCATGGCGGAGGGGCCGCTGGCTTCGGCGCCCAGCGGGTTGTTGCCGGGAAGGTAGGGCAGGGGGATGAAGCAGACGAAGCCGCCCGAGGCGTCCTGCTGGCGGCGCAGGGCGTCCATGTGCTCCAGCCGGTCCCGGGTGGACTCCAGGTGCCCGAAGAGCATGGTGGCGTTGGAGCGCAGCCCGGCCTTGTGGGCCAGGCCCATGACCTCCAGCCAGCGCTCGCCCCCGATCTTCTCGGGGCACAGCGCGTTGCGCGGGCCGCTGGCGAATATCTCCGCGCCGCCGCCGGGCAGCATGTCCACGCCCGCGGCCTTGAGCCGGGTCAGCACCTCGGAGGCGTCCAGCCCGGCCATTGTGGCCAGGTGGTCGATCTCCACGGCGGTAAGGGCTTTGATGGAAGCTTTCGGATAGGCGGCGCGCACGCGTGCGGCCAGGTCTTCATAGTAGGGCAGGCCCAGCTCCGGGTGGCAACCGCCCACGATGTGGATCTCGTCCAGCGGCCCGGCGGCGGCCAGCTTGGCCAGGGCGTCGTCCGCCGTGAGCACGTAGGCCCCCTCCTGTCCGGGGTCGCGCCGGTAGGCGCAGAAGCGGCAGCGGTTCACGCAGACGTTGGTGGGGTTCACGTGGCGGTTGATCACGTAGCGCGCCGTGTCGCCGTGCAGCCGGGTGCGCACGTGCATGGCCAGGGCTGCCGGAACGTGCGGGTCGGGGCAGTCGTAGAGGGCCTGGCCCTCGTCCAGGCTCAGGCGCTCGGCGGCGAGCACCTTGTCAAGCACTGGGCCGAGCCCGAGCGATTCGATGTGGCGTCTATCCAACGGTGAAACCTCCAGCCAGCATCCTGGCCAGCCTCGCGGCTGTCAGGCGCGACGTTTCAGGGTCGTCCAGCCCGAAGGTCGGGCCGATCTGCGGTCCGGAATCCATGCCGGGCGCGGCCTGGAGCTGCACGAAGCGCTCCAGCACGGCGTCGGCCATAAACACGGCCAGGGGCACGTCCAGGCCCGGGGGCAGCTCGCCCGCCGCCTTGGCCTGCTCGATGATGGGGGTGAGGAAGCGCGCCGAGAGGGCGCGCACCTGCGCCAGCAGGCGCTCGCGCAGGGGGAAGTCCTCGTTGAAGAGCATCTTGAGGTAGATGCGGTAGATGTTGGGGTGGCTGCGGGCGAACTGCGCGCCCACCAGCAGCACGCGCTCCAGGCGCTCGGCCAGGGGGAGCCCGGCGGTTTCGTCGCGGGCCTGGCGCAGGGAGCCGGAGAGCAGCTCCACCGAGCCGGTGAACACCTGGGCGAACAGGCCTTCCTTGTTGCCGAAATACTTGAAGATGGAGCCCTTGGCGATGCCCAGGCGGGCCGCCAGCCGGTTCATGCTGGCCCCCAGGAAGCCGTGGCGGGCGAACTCGCTGGAGGCCTCCTCCAGCACGCGCCGCTGCTTGTCGGGGGGAATGTTGCGGAAGGTGTCGCTTGCGTCCATGATTGTTCCGATCTATGATGACCAGGTGGTCACCGATACCCCCCAAGCCCCCCTTCGTCAACTGAGTCTGGGCATCTCGCCGTGCCCCAACGACACGTTCATCTTCCACGCGCTCATCCACGGCCTGGCCCCACGCCAGCCGGGGTTCGGCCTGTCGCGCCTGGTGATGGCCGACGTGGAGGAGTTGAACAACCTGGCCGCCCAAGGCGCGCTGGACGTGGTGAAGATCTCGCTGGCGGCCATCCCGGACGCGGCCCCGCACTACCGGCTGCTGCCCTGCGGCGGGGCGCTCGGGCGCGGCTGCGGCCCCCTGCTGGTGGCCCGGGCCGACCGCGACCCGGACATGCCGTTCACGACCCTGGCCCTGCCCGGGGCGCGCACCACGGCGGCGCTCTTGGCCTCCCTGGCCGGGGTGCCGGGCCAGCGCGTGCAGCTGCGTTACGACGAGGTGATGCCCGCCGTGGCCCGTGGCGAGGTGGACGCCGGCGTGGTCATCCACGAGGGGCGCTTCACCTACGCGGACCTGGGGCTCAAGCTGGTGATGGATTTCGGCGAGTGGTGGGAGACAGCCTACGGCCTGCCGCTGCCTCTGGGCGTCATCGCCGTGCGGCGCGACATGGAGCAGCAGACCGTGGCCCTGGTGGAGGCGGCCATCAAGGCCAGCCTGGCCCACGCCTGGGACAATCCGCAGGACAGCGCGGGCTTCGTGGCCGAGAACGCGCAGGAGCTTTCGCCGGAGGTCACGGCGGCGCACATCGCCACCTTCGTCACGGCCTTCAGCATGGACGTGGGGCAGGAGGGCCGTCAGGCCATCGAGGCCCTTGCCGCCGAGGCCATGCGCCAGGCCGGAAAGCCCATGCCCGAGGGCGGGCTGTTCACGCCCTCAGCCGAGTGAAGGGGCCGTCAGGCCTCTTGGGAAATCACGCGCCCGCCGTCCCGCTCCGGGGCGGCCTGCCTGCCCCTGGCCAGGATGGCGTCAGGGTTGTCCGCGCCTGCGGCCGCGGCTTGTCTGCCCCGCTCCAGCACGGCGTCCGGGGCGTCCGCGCCTGCGGCCGCGGCCTGTCTGCCTCGTTCCAATACGGCGTCGGGCAGGTCCGTCTCCAATACTCCTGACATATCGCTTGTTCGCATGGGCGTATGTATTTTGTCCGGCATTTCGGCCGTGTTTTCGGTGGGGATGTCCTGGTGTCCGGCCAGGCGCTGCATCTTGAACATGTCGTACGCCGGCATGGCACCGGCGTAGCGCAGGAAGCCGCGGTCGAGGCTCCTCACGGCGCGGCCCCCGCAAGGGTGAGCATGGCGGCGTGGACATCCGTGAAGGGTCTGGAGGCGATGGTGATGATCCCGGAGAAGGGCGTGTCGATATCCTGGATGAAGAACAGGCAGGAGAGGATCAGGAAAATCATGATCACCTCCATGCACACCTGCGACCTTGTCTGCTCCGGGTTGCACAGAAACAGCCCCAGGAGCACGGCCAGGGCCCCGAAAATCAGGATCACCCAGATGGGCGCGTACAGGTTGCCCTGCAGGGCCTGCTCGCGCAGCTGGCGGTTGCGGCTGACCTCAGACAGGGCGTTGCCCACGGCGGTGTAGAGGGAGATGTCGCCCTTGTCCACGGGCTTCACGGCGACGAACGCCCTCCAGGACTCGGAGAGCTGTTCGGAGGCGTGCAGGCTCATGGTGTTGGAGGCGTTCATGGTCTTCCATTCGTCGTCCACCACGCTCCTGGCGTAGGCCATCAGCCCGGAACGGAACGCGCCGGACCCGTCCAGGGCCAGGGAGAGGCGGTAGGTGGTCAGCAGGGCTCCTGCCTCCTGCACCACGCAGCTTTTGGTCGCGGTGTAGTTGGACCAGAGCGTCACGATGGAAAAACCGAGGAAGAACGCATACATGGAAGCGAAGAGGGAGAAGATTTCCGGGGCGAAGCGGTGATCCTTGCGCGGGGAGCGGGCCAGGGTCCTGCCGCGCAGCAGATACAGCAGGGCGGACATCGCCAGCGACGCGGCCAGGATGAGCCCGAATACGACCTTGTACTGGTCGCCGAAATTTTGGAAACTCTCCAGCATCGAAGCCATCATAGCGTCAGGCCGTCCGGAATGGAAGACCCGGCGGCGCGGCCACGCAACCATGAGGAGAAAACAATATGAGCAGCCTTGAAACGAGCGCGCCTGCGCCGAAGATCGAACTGGACGCGCTGCTGCCCACGCGGGACGAGAAGCGCCTGAGCCTGGCCGACATGGCCGGGAAGTGGGTGGTGGCCTACATCTACCCCAAGGACTCCACCCCGGGCTGCACCGTCGAGGCGCAGGAGTTCACGGCCCTGGCGGGCGAGTTCGAGAAGCTCGGCGCCGTGGTCTGGGGCATCTCACGCGATTCAATCAAGGCCCACCGCAACTTCATGGGCAAGAACGGGCTGGGCGTGGCCCTGCTCTCCGACCCGTCGCTTGAGACCATCAAGGCCCTGGGCGGCTGGGGGACCAAGAAGGTCTGCGGCAAGGAGTGCGAGGGCGTGATCCGCTCCACGGTGCTTGTCGGGCCCGACGGCACGGTGGCCCGGCGCTGGCCCAAGGCATCCAGCAAGGGGCACGCCCAGGAAGTGCTGGACGCCCTGCGGGAGCTGGCCGGGAAATAGCCCTCCTTTGCCGGAGGATCGCTCTCTTCACGCAGGGGCCGAGCCCTCCCCAGCGGGAAGCCGGGGATGTATTTGAAGAACATCCTCCGGCTCCCCGTTCGGGAGGGCTCGGCCCCTGCTGTCGCTTCGCGGCTTGTGGATGCTTGCGCCCCCGGCGCGAAGCCGAAATGGAGTCCAGAGGGCCGAAGGCCCTTTGGTGGGAGTGTGCAGAGAGGGCGGAGCCCTCTTTGCCCGCCGGAGGCATCTTCAAACCCGGCAGGCGCAGGAGGAGAAGAAGCCTCCGGCGGGGGGGGGGGGGGGCGGCCGGGGGGGGACCGGCGCGCCAACCGCGGGGGGGGGGGGGGGGGGGGGGGGGGGGGGGGGGGGGGGGGGNNNNNNNNNNGGGGGGGCCCCGCGGGCCCCCCCCCCCCCCCCCCCGCCGGAGGCATCTTCAAACCCGGCAGGCGCAGGAGGAGAAGAAGCCTCCGGCGGCCAAAGGGAGTTCCTCCCTTTGGAATCCCTTCCCGCTTCGCGTTGGTCGTGAGGGTCTGTGGGGGGGCGAGGCTAGCCGGCGTCCCGGGCTTCCAGCAGGGCGATGACCTCGGGCAGGCGGCGCTTGCGCTCCTCCTCGTCGCCAAGCTCCAACTGCTCCACCACCTGCCCCTGGTGGTAGACCACCAGCGTCTTGGCGAAGGCGGCCACGTCGTCGGGGTCGTGGGTGATGAGCAGAGCCGGGATGCCGAAGCGCTCCAGCGTGTCCGCCAGCTCGCGGCGCATGCGAACGCGCAGCAGCGGGTCCAGGGCGGAGAAGGGTTCGTCCAGCAGCAGGGCCTGGGGCCTGGCCATCATGGCTCTGGCCAGTGCGGCGCGCTGGCGCTGCCCGCCGGAGAGCCGGACGGGGCGTTCGTCCGCCAGGTGGCCGATGCCGAAGTTCTCCAGCATGTCGCGCACGCCCTGCCTGCTGGCGGCGTCCAGCCTGCCGGGCCAGCCGGGGTTCAGGGCGAAGCCCACGTTCTCGGCCACGGTCATGTGCGGGAAGAGGGCGTAATCCTGAAAGAGGTAGCCCAGGCCGCGCTCGCGGGGGGCGAGGTCCACCCCGGCGCGGCTGTCGAAGAGCGTGCGCCCGCCAAGCTGGATGCGCCCGCCGGTGGGGCGCATCAACCCGGCGATGGCCTGCAGGGTGAGCGTCTTGCCCGAGCCGGAAGGGCCGAAGAGCACCACGGCGTTGGCCTCCGACTCGAAACAGGCCCGCAGGTGGAAGCTGCGGCCCTTGGCCCGCACCACGGCCTCCATGTCCACGCGGACGTTCATCGGGCGGGCCTGAGCAGCATTCCCGAAAACATGAGGATGGAGAGGCTGGCAGCCGAGACCACGCCCACCAGGATGGCGGCCTGCTCGTCGCGTCCGGCCATCACGGCGTCGTACACGGCCAGGGAGAGGGTCTGCGTCTTGCCGGGGATGTTGCCCGCGATCATGAGGGTGGCCCCGAACTCGCCCATGGCGCGGGCGAAGGCCAGCATGGCCCCGGCCAGGATGCCCCGCCAGGCCAGAGGCAGCACCACGCGCCCGAACAGAGAGAGCCGCGTGGCTCCCAGCGTGCGCGCGGCGTTGACCAGGTTGGGGTCCACGGAGTCGAAGGCGGCCCGGGCCGTGGTGAACACCAGGGGGAAGGCCACCACGCAGGAGGCCACCACCGCGCCCTGCCAGGTGAACAGTAGGGTGACGCCGAACACGTCGATGAGCAGCCTGCCCAGAATCCCCTGCCTGCCGAAGAGCACCAGCATGTAATAGCCCAGCACCGTGGGCGGCAGCACCATGGGCAGGGTGGCCAGGGCGTCGGCCAGGGGCCGGGCCGGGAAGCGCTCGCGCCCCACCAGGTAGGCCGCAGGCACCCCCAGCGCGAGGGCCCCCAAGGTGGCCAGCACGGCCACCTTGAGGGTCAGAAGGAGGGGAGTGAACACAAGGCTTGCGGTCATCTGTGGCGGGTTCGTCCGGGCCTGTGCGCGTGGACCGGGTCGAGTGAGAGTTCGGAGCACCACATGGAATGATGCTTGCCGGGGAGAAGTTCGAACAGCCAATGCAGGGCCACTGCGGCCGTGAGGGTTCCGATGAGAAGCCAGTCGATCATGGCGCGTACCTCCTTGTGGAGATGTGGACCGTTGCCGGTCTCGCGGGGAAGGTAGCAACCGTCGTGCCAGTCGGTCCTTGGTCGTAACATGGCGGAAATGTTGGACTGCAAAGTGGAGGGGTGTGTCATGGGGCTTACAAAAATGTACGGAATGGCGGCGTTGCGACAATTGTGTAGGGTCAAGTTTCAGCCCAGGGCCTTGAGCACCACCAATGTCATATCGTCGTTGGGGGGCCGCTTGCCCCTGAATTCGGCCACCGAGGCCAGCACGGCGTCCAGGATGGCGCGCGCGCCAAGGCTCCCGCTTTGGGCCACGGTCTGACGCAGCCTCTCCTTGCCGTACATCTCGTCTTTTTCGCTGCGGCACTCCCAGATGCCGTCTGTGGCCAGCACCAGCACCTCCCCGGGGGCCATGCCGGCGCGGGAGGCCGCCTCGTAGCGCCAGCCCGGGGCCACGCCCAGGGGCACGCCCCGGGC belongs to Fundidesulfovibrio soli and includes:
- a CDS encoding ATP-binding cassette domain-containing protein, which codes for MNVRVDMEAVVRAKGRSFHLRACFESEANAVVLFGPSGSGKTLTLQAIAGLMRPTGGRIQLGGRTLFDSRAGVDLAPRERGLGYLFQDYALFPHMTVAENVGFALNPGWPGRLDAASRQGVRDMLENFGIGHLADERPVRLSGGQRQRAALARAMMARPQALLLDEPFSALDPLLRVRMRRELADTLERFGIPALLITHDPDDVAAFAKTLVVYHQGQVVEQLELGDEEERKRRLPEVIALLEARDAG
- the modB gene encoding molybdate ABC transporter permease subunit, whose protein sequence is MTASLVFTPLLLTLKVAVLATLGALALGVPAAYLVGRERFPARPLADALATLPMVLPPTVLGYYMLVLFGRQGILGRLLIDVFGVTLLFTWQGAVVASCVVAFPLVFTTARAAFDSVDPNLVNAARTLGATRLSLFGRVVLPLAWRGILAGAMLAFARAMGEFGATLMIAGNIPGKTQTLSLAVYDAVMAGRDEQAAILVGVVSAASLSILMFSGMLLRPAR